One genomic window of Eptesicus fuscus isolate TK198812 chromosome 6, DD_ASM_mEF_20220401, whole genome shotgun sequence includes the following:
- the NEUROG2 gene encoding neurogenin-2 has protein sequence MFVKSEASEVKEEAGALALLGVASPAAARTPPRSGADQDRGEPGAPGGACRPRRAAPGTRPPGLGHECRRRPARARAAPRGARTAETAQRLKKTRRLKANNRERNRMHHLNAALDALREVLPTFPEDAKLTKIETLRFAHNYIWALAETLRLADHCGGGPPGPLRPEPALPSPGGAMGSVGDSPSPASTWSGTDSPAPPSSAPSASTSPDSRALSPASPAGSDPDRWPPAPPDRRCCAPRRPAIGGCA, from the coding sequence ATGTTCGTCAAGTCCGAGGCGTCGGAGGTGAAAGAGGAGGCGGGCGCGCTGGCGCTGCTCGGCGTGGCCTCCCCGGCGGCGGCGCGGACCCCGCCTCGGTCCGGCGCGGACCAGGACCGCGGGGAGCCGGGCGCGCCGGGCGGGGCGTGTCGGCCGCGCCGGGCCGCACCGGGGACGCGGCCGCCGGGCCTGGGGCACGAGTGCCGGCGGCGTCCCGCCCGGGCACGGGCCGCTCCCCGCGGCGCCCGGACCGCCGAGACGGCGCAGCGCCTCAAGAAGACGCGCCGGCTGAAGGCCAACAACCGCGAGCGCAACCGCATGCACCACCTGAACGCGGCGCTGGACGCGCTGCGCGAGGTGCTGCCCACGTTCCCCGAGGACGCCAAGCTCACCAAGATCGAGACGCTGCGCTTCGCGCACAACTACATCTGGGCGCTCGCGGAGACGCTGCGCCTGGCCGACCACTGCGGCGGGGGCCCACCCGGCCCGCTGCGCCCCGAGCCCGCGCTGCCGAGCCCGGGCGGCGCCATGGGCAGCGTGGGGGACAGCCCGTCGCCCGCGTCCACGTGGAGCGGCACCGACAGCCCCGCGCCGCCCTCCTCCGCGCCGTCCGCATCCACCTCCCCGGACAGCCGCGCCCtctcccccgccagccccgccgGCTCGGACCCGGATCGCTGGCCGCCGGCGCCGCCTGACCGGCGCTGCTGCGCGCCTCGCCGCCCCGCGATCGGGGGGTGCGCTTAG